TGAGATCTCACAATCCAttgccaatccattcattgaactctTCCTCAAATAAacttggtagaatcattagtccaatgaaatatatgttgttattaattaccaaaaccacctagggataagttgtgctttcaatctcccctttttggtaattgatgacaacatatagatcaaagcttcaagaTATAATATAATCAATGTATAGCATCGTCACTTtaagaagtatgtgataagcaagagctccccctaaatttgtgcattattttaaatttgcatttgaatgcaaatgcacaatcaattaggatcatgggtcactcttccatgtcacatacatattgttggtgcgcataaatgatatgaatgtattacaatgcacataacaccaaatatgaGTGAATGATCGTCATATGAATACCACAGATATAGGAAATAGAAACATCAAtcacaaagtgtatgatcaaacaccatGAAGTTTAAGACCAAAAAAAGATAGGCCAAATGTTTTAGACAAGAAGAGCAACCAAAAAGcaactctatctctctctctctatctatctctctatctatctatctatctatctctatctatatatctatctatctctctctctagctctctctctctctctctctctctctctctctctctctctctctctctatatatatatatatatatatatatatatatatatatatatatatatatatatatatatataacttctccccctttggcaacaagttaccaagaaAATTTAAGGTATAGAGATAAGCATCACTATGGGCATGATCTCCTCCATGGGGCGATGAAGCTGCTCCAGTGGTCATGGAAGTAGTCGAGATAGCAGTGTCAGCAAATGCCTCGGCAGAAGTCCTCTAGGCTGGTGGAGTTGACACTTCAGGTGCCGAAGGAGGCATAGAGGTAGTGGTAGATGATGCGAAGGGTCTTGGGTCCTGAACGGGCACAGCAGCAGATCGAGCGTGAGTCCTAAACCGGGTCTGGACTCACAGTGTGGGGCCCTTATCATCATCATCTGAGTTGGGCGAAGCCACTGCATCTAATTCCTGCTTCAACAGGTTGACCGTGGTGGTCAGCTCAGTCACCTTGACATCAAGGTCATGAAAGTTGGTCCCCACAatcctctcaagactcttctggtTTAGCAGTAGCTCATTGATGTTCTTCATACCCTGAATGGTGGTGATAAGATAGGCCATCTGATCACCTTTTGTCTTGAACACTTGAGAACTACTGGCTCTAGCTGCCTCTACGTGGGCCTCAGCCTATCTGCTTGTGAAGTGGATGAAGTGGGATGAGATGgatccatcaccacaacattgTCCTCAAAATCTGGCTGGAGGGGCACATGTGGTCGACCAAGTAGATAGAGGCTCTTTCCATCTTTGGAATTAATAAGCATCTCGATGTAGGGAgtatatccacaagatctcttttgaTCAGCAGTTGTTCTCTTGATGGTCTGAACAATCAGATCCATCACTCTAATCCTGGTGTGACTATCCACATGGTGCAGCATGTTGAGGGAATAGCCTCGAATCATCTTGCCATCACTTGATTTGGGCATCCAAGTGTGCCTCATAACAGTGTTGGTGGTAGTCAGACCTGCTTGTAGAAAGTACACAGAACCAAACTTGTGGGTCTTTAGATATTCCTTGGGGATTTGTGTGTACATGTTGCTCatagagttgtgattcatcttagcttgagagtacacatccaaatctccTTCTTACACCTTTGGGGCTCCTAACATGGCAGCCCACTCATCAATTGTTAACTGGTATCTGGTGCCTTCAGTCATCCACACAATCTTACCACCAGGATAAAAATGGGCAGTGGAAcaaaattgcatgatcatctcatcattccaggcagtcatctctttgccaacaaactcttcaatatCAATAAGCCTGAAGTTCTCCTCGACATGGGGAAAGTAATCCTCATTTGATTTGATGTACTTCCAGTCCATATATCTCATGTCACTCACTGTTGGGTTCTTGTCTAGCAGCACAGTCTCATAAAAGTCATGTTGTTTGTGTGAAATCTGACATCCATAGAAGTCCTTCTCCTCACAGCATATGGACCATTGTCTCTCCCATATCCTGAGACCTTGATCCTTCCTTTCCTTCCTGTTCTCTGCCACTTGTGAGAGTCTGGTTTAATAGGAATgatatagactactcatatcaagaaggaatttcttcttttccGGAAGCCCATTCGAaaagaactccaaagttaagcgtgcttggtttGGAGCGATTTTAGGATggatgaccgaccgggaagttgctaCGGGGTGCGCACGAGTAAGGACAAAGTGCGGAGAAAGACTAGTGTTGGTTTATGGGGtcagtctagatcccgcgaggTGTAACGGGTGttacaattggtattagagccgacCCTTGCGGTTACACGGGCATGCGTGGGTTAGGTGCATGGGCATGTGGCGCATGGCGTGTGTGGTCCgttgtggcacacgacatggtacacGTGCTGGACTGGACACGCATATGTGTGCCAAGAGGTCCTAATGGACCGACGAGGACGTCAGTTCCTTTGAGTGAGGGTGTATGTGAGAGCCTAGTTTAATAGGAATGATAGACAAAGTGCGGAGAAAGACTAGTGTTGGTctatggggccagtctagatcccgcgaggTGTAACGGGTGttacaattggtattagagccgacCCTTGCGGTTACACGGGCATGCGTGGGTCTGGCGCGTGTGGTCCgttgtggcacacgacatggtacacGTGCTGGACTGGACACACATATGTGTGCCAAGAGGTCCTAATGGACCGACGAGGACGTCAGATCCTTTGAGTGAGGATGTATGTGAGAGCCTGGTTTAATAggaatgatagactactcatatcaacaaGGAATTTCTTCTTTTTTGGAAGCCCGTTCGAAAAGAgctccaaagttaagcgtgcttggcttggagtgatTCTAGGATAGCGATTCTATAATGAGTGATCGACCGGGAAGTTGCTTCCTGGTACGCACGAATGAGGACAAATTACGTACAAAAGACTAGTGTTGGTCTGTGTGGCCGTTCTAGATCCCGTCAGGCATAACGAGTGTTACACGGGAGGGGTGTGAGGGGGGATTCAGTGGGCCGGGGTTGTCGGAGTCCTACGTGGTTGTTGTCCGGACTCCTGCAAATCACCCCACACACTTTGCTTCGAATTTGTCCAAAAAAGATGTTCCGACCGTTCGACGAACCGACATAGAACAATGTTAAATTACAAAATATATGCAAACCATACAATATGAATGTATGCGGACGGTTTAAGGGTCGGCGTTGAAGATGCCCTCACACCCAGTCCTGTTCCAATTATGTCGTGTGTATCATTGGAGCATAGAAACAGTGGAAATGAATAATTCGTTGATAGTTCTATGTTCGGTCTAAATACCGTGGAGCCGTGGTTATCTGTCTTTTCCGAACTGTGTAGACTTAATTAAGCTGCGGAATGTGCACATGTTCGTGTCCAGAATCTCCCGCGCTCATTTATTGGCTAATGCAAATTGAAGTAGACGAAACCCTCAAAAACAAAACTCAGTCAGCTAACAATcgtcaattttattttattttcctatGAAGCATCAAGTAGTACGAGTTACACAGCTGTACGTCGTAGTCCCGCGACTGGGATTGTATACGTCATAAATAAGAGGTACATACCACATGCTCCATGTGGTAAGCAACCTAAAAACAAACAATGTCAAGAAAATAACAGGTAGTACTACATGAGTTTTCTAGCTGTTGACACTTGGAGATACAGTAACCAATCACgacaagatatatatatatatatatttgactaaTTAATCGTTCTCCAGGAGAATAGAAACCTATGCGTATGCACCTATTGGTGTGCTCTATATATACAAACCCTAAAGCTAAATAATCTCAATTTTGAGATAATGTATAGACCCCAGAATAAATATACATGTAGCCGGTCCAGATCGCGAATCTCCGTGCAGCATTGCGGCGCCACCTCCCCGGACCCAGCTGCCGGCCGCCACCGCGCTGGGAAAAGGAAAGACGTGGGGGCGTCCGAGCTAACGATCGGGCGCGCGGTTGGTGCTCACCAAACGCGCGTGAGGAGGCTGGGGCTGGCCCTCCGCGCGCGCGGCAGTAGGTGGGAGCGGCAGAGCGGGCACGTGGTCCGGCCGAGGTCGATCCACCCGTCGATGCAGCCGCGGTGGAAGGCGTGCGCGCAGTTGCCCAGCCGCCGCACCTCGTCCGCCGCCTCCAGCCTCTCCAGGCACACGATGCACGCCGCCGCGCCGTCGTGGCacccctgctgctgctgctccggacGCGCCAGCCAAGAGAACTCGACGGCCGGGAGCCGCGCCTTGACCTCCTCGGGCAGCGGGGCGTCGTCCACGGAGCGGCGCGGGGAGCGGCAGAGGCCGACGAGGGAGAGCAGCAGCATGAGGGCGTCCCTGACGGCGCCGACGAGCTTGCAGAAGGCGATGACCGGCTTCGGGATGAACACGCAGTAGCACACCAGGGGGAACCCCATGATCTCCGATCACGCGCGGAGTTCGAACGTTGCGCGCGCTTGCGACCGCCGGCCGGGCCTGTCGTCGTTTGTAgcgggcgaggaggaggagaggacgtgtgtatatatatatgtgtgtgtgtatgcttGATCGAGCCGAGTGAGTCGGGAGGAAAGCGCGCGCGCTCGCAGGTTATATAGAGCGGCAGAGCGAGCGAAGAAGGCGGAGTCGGTCAGTTTCACGTGGTTTTGGTGGAGGATAACGCGGACCGGGAAGAGTTGGGGAGGGGTGGACGGAGGGTGGATGACTTCGCCGTACGTCTCTCGGCATGGGAAATGGcaggcgtgcgtgcgtgcgtgctcgGCCCGTGCGCGGAAGCTGCCCAGCCCAGGTCGTTAAAGCGCCAGGGACGAGCGACGCGGTGGTAATAACCCGTATGGTCCAACGGCCGCGTGGTGGCAGGGGCGTATGGTCCATCCTTGGTTGTACAGTACTGTGGTACATTTGCATGGACTTGGCACGCATGCGACAACGCGATTTAGGCCGCGTTTCATAGGGGTGTTGACGCGGGCTTCACCTATACTATATGTTGGTCTGGGAAAACCTCAACAAAACCGCGGGCTGATTGACGCCCCTTGTCGTGTTAAAAAACGTTGTCTTATATTTTAAGACAAAAAGAGCTTTTTTCAGAAAAGAAGAATAGTCCCTAGCCTTTGCATATGAATAATGCGTGCAAGTGCAACCATAAATTAAAAGAAACGAAGTATGCTGAAAGTGTGGCATGGCACAAATTTCATGACTCTTTGGCGAATTGCATGAAACGTTGATAAAATACCTTAATTGGGCACACGGGACAAACCCTTGTGCACAAAGCAGGGCGCGTAGGAGGGGTAATTTGCATCAGAACTCGGGATCACTTGGTCAGTCCTGGTGGTCTTTTTTTCTTTACGGGTGGAAGAGAAACACATACTGACCAAGTTCTACCGTATACCAAAGGACGATGATCCATGAACCTTTGCGGTTGTGGTCTCGGTATAGTGACCGTCATTTCAGTACTTCAGAAAAAGACTCGGGACACAGGGGATTATATATGTCCACATCTCAAGAGACTGTGGATAATCAATGGAGTGACAGAGATTGCAACAAGGACATAAGGAATGTTCCTTTTTTGTCTTTATCCCATCCTCCCACAAAACATCACATATATTTGTaaaaagaatattttccgtccctTAATTTTTGGCGGGGTCTAGATTTCGTCCCCCAACTTTGAAACCGGACAACTTGCATCCTTAACTACTGAAACCGAACAAGGTTCGTCCCAGGTCTTGGTTTTGACCGGTTTTGGTGCCGACTCGCCCTGGTTTGGATGGGTGCCGACTCAAATTCATGTAACTTTTTCAACTTCGTGATGTTCTTGAAATTCATATACTCTATCCAAATTTGCGTTTTTTTTTACAGAtcatatttttaaaatttgcatAATTTTTTCAAATCCACGTATTTTGTTTCAAGCTCGTGTAATTTTATCAAATCTGACTAGTTTTTTTACATCCATGAACTATTTTTAAATTTGCATATTTGTTTCAAATCCACATACTTTTTACAAGTTTGCATAAAGTTTCTCAAATTCATGTACTCTTTCTAATCCATGAACTTTTCTTGCAGTTCACGTACTTGCTTCAAATGAGCATACTATTTGCAAGTTCTCGTAAAAAATAAGTATTGTATTTTTCTAAAATTCACGTACTTGTTCAAGTTCacataattttaaaaaaaaatacatGCATTTTTCCAAATCCACATACTATTTCCAAGTTCGCGTagatttttcaaattcatgaattcTTTCTGAAAAAATGTACACCGATTTTAAAAATGTACGTGAATTGTAAAAAACATGAATTTAAAATAAACACGTGAACTTTTAGAAAATACGCAGATTTGAATATAGTACAtgaacttggaagaaatacatagATTTGGAAAAGGTACGTGGATTGTACAATAGCTCATTGATTAAAGAAACATACCCGAATTTGAAAACATTATGCGGACTTGGAAAAAGTACGCGAATTTGAGTCGGCACACTCAAAACTGAAGTGAGACAACATCAAAACCATGACCAGGACGAATCTAGTTCGATTTCAGTAATtgagggtgcaagttgtttggttTCGAAGTTGAGAGACCAAATCTAAACTCCGCCAAGAATTAAggaaagaaaaaatattttctttgataaT
This genomic stretch from Hordeum vulgare subsp. vulgare chromosome 6H, MorexV3_pseudomolecules_assembly, whole genome shotgun sequence harbors:
- the LOC123403303 gene encoding brassinosteroid-responsive RING protein 1-like, encoding MGFPLVCYCVFIPKPVIAFCKLVGAVRDALMLLLSLVGLCRSPRRSVDDAPLPEEVKARLPAVEFSWLARPEQQQQGCHDGAAACIVCLERLEAADEVRRLGNCAHAFHRGCIDGWIDLGRTTCPLCRSHLLPRARRASPSLLTRVW